A stretch of Miscanthus floridulus cultivar M001 chromosome 13, ASM1932011v1, whole genome shotgun sequence DNA encodes these proteins:
- the LOC136500743 gene encoding mediator of RNA polymerase II transcription subunit 19a-like, with the protein MLSPAPQVPDQHSPPRPPAATLPHQSGRRPHVLLLQSTPRYIGLVDNMSSSNQMCSDGKFGRGPRELSGAVDLISRYKLLNHHSFFCKKPLPLAISDTNYLNNVVGDTEIRKGEGMELDQLFQNSYSSEKTAYIQPFDMEILGQAFQLRETAPVDLPSAEKGTPTISGKSKVKSKDKVKKHKKHREKDRDKVKEQKKHKHRHKDRSKDKDKDKDKDKEKKKDKSGNHDSGCDHSKKHEKKRKQEVTGSSANVQNHKKTQKHKNQ; encoded by the exons ATGCTGTCGCCCGCACCACAAGTCCCCGACCAGCACTCCCCTCCTAGACCCCCTGCGGCGACTCTCCCTCACCAATCCGGCCGGCGTCCACACGTCCTCCTCCTTCAGTCCACTCCAAG GTATATTGGTTTGGTGGATaatatgtcaagctcaaaccAGATGTGTTCTGATGGCAAGTTTGGGAGAG GTCCTCGGGAGCTTAGTGGTGCTGTGGACTTAATTAGTCGCTACAAGCTGCTGAATCATCATAGTTTCTTTTGCAAGAAACCTTTGCCATTGGCAATTTCAGATACAAATTATCTTAACAATGTTGTGGGCGACACAGAAATTCGTAAGGGGGAAGGGATGGAGTTGGACCAACTCTTTCAGAACTCATATTCAAGTGAGAAGACTGCTTACATTCAGCCATTTGACATGGAAATACTAGGACAAGCATTTCAGCTGCGAGAAACTGCACCAGTAGACTTGCCTTCT GCTGAAAAAGGTACACCAACCATATCTGGGAAATCCAAGGTCAAGTCCAAGGATAAAGTAAAGAAGCATAAGAAACACAGAGAGAAAGATAGAGACAAGGTGAAGGAGCAGAAGAAACACAAACATCGGCATAAAGATCGGAGTAAAGATAAAGATAAAGATAAGGACAAagacaaagaaaagaaaaaggacaagAGTGGGAATCATGATTCAGGATGTGATCATTCCAAGAAACATGAGAAG AAGAGAAAGCAAGAAGTAACTGGAAGTTCGGCAAATGTCCAAAATCACAAGAAAA CACAAAAGCACAAAAATCAGTGA
- the LOC136500590 gene encoding rRNA (cytosine-C(5))-methyltransferase NOP2C-like: MDSDSSPSAAPPAAAEAARYTYSPRLRWQPEVEEYFAAAYGRDHFARISEALAHPSCYSCIRVNTLKSSTDAVMHKLMDLICENELSAVINGLEVVELNGGEQQHERCSLVHKCPYAGLENVLFVQGSGPHVLHYGSQPDQAVKEVVVSRKCAESVLRGAQVYVPGVLACSSHVEKGDKVAVSVAIEQPVKEDGWAVGITRGTVLQGLQSDAHYDERKGLYIGQGTAAMSRSAIFRVPRGIAVEMTERVYKLPSFNDVLEGEIFLQNLPSVVTARVLDPQSGERILDMCAAPGGKTTAIAILMRDKGEVVALDRSHNKVMDILKLASEMDLSCIKAYKLDALKSVWKTDEARNLGMADNHSEAIETPTEDPCHATVDGRSTSVDEDNSTTTVVHSDDNLNAKRYISMAELRKNLRQMKNGPGRNNCSGGRVEKSKGFCPNSFDRVLLDAPCSALGLRPRLFAGEETLESLKNHAKYQRRMFDQAVKLVRPGGVIVYSTCTINPGENEALVRYALDTYKYLSLVSQFPKVGGPGIVGSCELFNKTYTEEWLREDEAELVQRFDPSSSVDTIGFFIAKFNVGEKDE; encoded by the exons CTCCCCCTCGGCGGCACCGCCGGCCGCCGCTGAAGCGGCGCGGTACACGTACAGCCCGAGGCTGCGGTGGCAGCCGGAGGTGGAGGAGTACTTCGCCGCGGCGTACGGCCGTGATCACTTCGCCCGCATCTCCGAGGCCCTCGC GCATCCTTCTTGTTATTCTTGTATTCGTGTCAATACTCTGAAGTCTTCGACTGATGCTGTCATGCATAAACTGATGGATCTAATATGCGAAAATGAGCTCTCTGCTGTAATCAATGGTTTGGAGGTTGTGGAGCTGAATGGTGGAGAGCAACAACATGAACGGTGCTCTCTGGTCCACAAATGCCCCTATGCGGgccttgaaaatgttttgtttGTTCAGGGATCAGGACCACATGTGCTGCATTATGGTAGCCAACCAGATCAAGCTGTTAAGGAAGTAGTTGTAAGTCGAAAATGTGCAGAGTCAGTTCTTCGGGGTGCCCAG GTGTATGTTCCTGGTGTTTTAGCTTGTAGTTCACATGTTGAAAAGGGTGATAAGGTTGCAGTGTCAGTCGCTATTGAGCAGCCTGTCAAGGAAGATGGCTGGGCTGTGGGCATAACACGAGGAACTGTTTTACAGGGATTGCAATCAG ATGCACATTATGACGAAAGGAAGGGTTTATACATTGGTCAAGGAACCGCTGCAATGTCAAGGTCTGCGATATTTCGTGTTCCTCGTGGGATTGCAGTAGAGATGACTGAGAGGGTATACAAGCTCCCATCTTTCAATG ATGTGCTTGAAGGGGAGATATTTCTTCAAAATTTACCAAGTGTTGTGACTGCTCGTGTCCTTG ATCCCCAGTCAGGAGAGCGAATACTAGATATGTGCGCTGCTCCTGGAGGAAAAACGACAGCAATTGCTATCCTTATGAGGGACAAAGGAGAAGTTGTTGCCCTTGATAGATCTCACAATAAG GTGATGGATATTCTAAAGTTGGCTTCTGAGATGGACTTGAGTTGTATTAAAGCTTATAAACTTGATGCCCTCAAATCTGTATGGAAAACTGATGAAGCAAGAAACCTTGGCATGGCTGATAATCACAGTGAAGCAATTGAGACACCAACAGAGGACCCTTGCCATGCCACAGTAGATGGCAGATCTACCAGTGTAGATGAAGACAACTCAACAACAACAGTGGTGCATTCTG ATGACAACCTAAATGCCAAAAGATATATTAGCATGGCAGAACTCAGGAAGAATTTAAGGCAGATGAAGAATGGACCCGGAAGAAATAATTGCTCTGGTGGTAGAGTTGAAAAGTCAAAAGGATTTTGTCCTAACAGCTTTGATCGTGTCCTCCTTGATGCTCCATGCTCTGCGCTTGGCTTGAGACCTCGGCTCTTTGCTGGTGAG GAAACTCTAGAATCGCTGAAAAATCATGCGAAGTATCAGAGGAGAATGTTTGATCAAGCTGTCAAATTAGTTCGTCCTGGTGGGGTGATTGTTTATTCAAC GTGTACTATAAATCCAGGGGAGAATGAGGCTTTGGTGAGATATGCATTGGATACCTACAAATATCTGTCACTGGTATCACAG TTTCCGAAAGTTGGAGGGCCTGGTATTGTTGGTTCGTGTGAGCTGTTCAACAAGACATATACTGA AGAATGGTTGAGAGAGGATGAAGCTGAACTTGTTCAGAGGTTTGATCCATCATCATCAGTGGATACCATTGGTTTCTTCATTGCGAAATTCAATGTTGGAGAGAAAGATGAATAA